From one Agathobaculum sp. NTUH-O15-33 genomic stretch:
- a CDS encoding TolC family protein, translating to MKRRLISGMLCAALALGFVPAAGAADGQTVKQMGLSAVERAVREGNATVRSLQNTAYAADSSSSIATSYTAQGGSMEAQITSYQSLIDGLDAAMQSLDQSSALYKTYKAQRKVLQGNLDRLQQSLNGLPTEKESTTAQIDDAVYDIQKQAGNVADQLAMGAQDLLISIKTLQYSEEALERQIAALDRRISVLETKYARGMVSAFDLHTAQHQRESLALSLTTLRTQCEDLASSLALMCGYDAATLVMPSALAEPGSAELGKMRYEDDLSEALQNSFSIWQKQCDLRAAQNAYDENISGTAEAVASAKDALAAEKESVQSAFATTYRSVQDSQSAVQAAQNALTQAEREFAVGETKYQRGMVSKQDYLDAQDTLDSAKADVETAKLSLITAYNQYGWAKKGLSTGST from the coding sequence GTGAAACGCCGTCTGATCAGCGGTATGCTGTGCGCCGCGCTGGCGCTGGGCTTTGTCCCGGCCGCCGGCGCGGCGGACGGGCAGACCGTCAAACAAATGGGGCTTTCCGCCGTCGAACGCGCTGTACGGGAAGGCAACGCGACCGTGCGTTCCCTGCAAAACACAGCCTATGCCGCAGATAGTTCGTCCAGCATTGCCACAAGCTACACCGCGCAGGGCGGCAGCATGGAGGCGCAGATCACCTCTTATCAGTCGCTGATCGACGGTCTGGACGCAGCGATGCAGAGTCTGGATCAGAGTAGCGCACTGTACAAAACCTATAAAGCGCAAAGGAAGGTGCTGCAAGGTAATTTGGACCGCTTGCAGCAAAGCCTGAACGGCCTGCCTACTGAGAAGGAATCCACCACCGCGCAGATCGACGACGCGGTCTACGATATCCAAAAACAGGCGGGCAACGTGGCCGATCAGCTTGCCATGGGCGCGCAAGACCTGCTTATCTCAATCAAAACCCTGCAATACTCGGAAGAAGCCCTTGAGCGGCAGATCGCCGCGCTCGACCGGCGGATCAGCGTATTGGAAACCAAGTATGCGCGCGGCATGGTGAGCGCTTTCGATCTCCATACGGCACAGCACCAGCGGGAAAGCCTTGCCCTGTCGCTCACCACCCTGCGGACCCAATGCGAGGATCTGGCGAGCAGCCTTGCGCTCATGTGCGGTTACGACGCGGCAACGCTTGTAATGCCATCGGCCCTTGCGGAACCCGGCAGCGCCGAGCTTGGCAAAATGCGTTATGAGGACGATCTAAGCGAAGCGCTGCAAAACAGTTTCTCTATTTGGCAGAAGCAGTGCGACCTGCGCGCCGCGCAAAATGCCTACGATGAAAACATCTCAGGCACCGCCGAGGCGGTCGCTTCCGCGAAGGACGCGCTCGCGGCGGAAAAGGAATCCGTACAAAGCGCGTTTGCCACCACCTACCGCTCGGTGCAGGATAGCCAGAGCGCCGTACAGGCCGCGCAAAACGCTCTGACACAGGCGGAACGGGAGTTTGCCGTGGGCGAAACCAAATACCAACGCGGCATGGTTTCTAAGCAAGACTATTTGGACGCGCAGGACACGCTGGACAGCGCTAAAGCGGACGTGGAAACGGCAAAGCTCAGTCTGATAACCGCCTACAACCAATACGGATGGGCCAAGAAGGGTCTGTCTACCGGCAGTACCTAA
- a CDS encoding efflux RND transporter permease subunit — MKFAQFSIKHKVATTLAAILIVLFGYMSYNALPLALMPSMEIKMAVVVTSYSGAGPEEVENLVTRIVESACASVSGLDSLTSTSSEGNSMVMVQFTDDTDLDDAVTDLRDKVSRIEARLPDGADSPSIMKMDPDSMPVVTVGLLGQDLAELQSTAEDDIGPYIERLAGVASVDIAGGYENEVEINTFTDRLDGYGLTVDYIAGILAKENSTIAGGDIESGSQKLNVRTDGEYLSVEEIANTVIPLPAGGTVRLNEIADVALAAQDQDEIAKINGEPGITLSVTKQSGSNTVQVASRIKQAVEAVTADYPGLHWEILSDDSIFINQSVDSAIENIILGVGLAALVLLLFLKRLKATAVIVVSMPICIVSVFILMRVMGITMNIMSLSGLALGVGMIVDNSIVVLENVFRFRTEGHSRLDSCVKGTGEVAMSIIASTMTTLAVFVPIGLSGGMVGMMFKDFALTIASLIASSLLVALLLVPLLCYLVLDDSGDRRIQSFGGDTKLLEDKPMMRVYRKTLKFLITRRKLSMLISTAMMGVFIVLIIADVMIFGVTLMSDMDESQISITVEMPLGSELEKTEEIADRVVEIAMSTAPEIDTIYYSGGGSSGMNSSGDQASITIQLKDKGERDRTTDEVVTALREATNNIAGAKISMEATSSMGSMTGDALSLEMRGNDYDALMDFGEQVVKAITDQVPDAVEVVSSASERESSVTVRPKRLAAAEFGLTATDIGSAVHSQLTGSTATELSLSGDEITVAVSGDSSIYNNLDSIKNIPISVSSGGTVPLSLVADVAIEQIPQSISREDQSRTVTISGDSQSGNTSKLNQEVNQVLATLTVPEGITIGSGGQMAEMGESFGSLGSSLLVALGLVYFVLAAQYESFLLPIMIMMIMPISLIGSLSGLPLTGNPISMYSIVGVVVLAGTVVNSAIVLVDYIEQRRKNGEDKNTAILNACPRRVRPVLMTTTTTLLGLMPMVFGVGEGSEMMRPMAIVMFAGMIISTIVTLLFTPVYYSLLASLSDGISARRGKHCKHGQRTPRGIAAQEQLDKLREKGAEFVRRIQNRKDGRK; from the coding sequence ATGAAATTCGCGCAGTTCAGTATCAAGCATAAGGTAGCGACCACGCTCGCGGCCATTCTAATCGTGCTGTTCGGCTATATGAGCTACAACGCGCTGCCGCTCGCGCTGATGCCCAGCATGGAGATCAAAATGGCCGTTGTAGTGACCAGCTACAGCGGCGCGGGACCGGAAGAGGTGGAAAACCTCGTCACGCGCATTGTGGAATCCGCATGCGCCAGCGTGTCCGGACTGGACAGCCTGACCTCGACCTCTTCCGAAGGCAATTCAATGGTCATGGTACAGTTTACGGACGATACCGATCTGGACGACGCGGTGACCGACCTGCGCGACAAGGTTTCGCGCATTGAAGCCCGGCTGCCGGACGGCGCCGACAGCCCGTCCATCATGAAAATGGACCCGGATTCCATGCCGGTCGTCACGGTCGGCCTGCTGGGGCAGGATCTGGCCGAGCTGCAATCGACCGCCGAGGATGATATCGGTCCGTACATCGAACGGCTGGCGGGCGTCGCCTCGGTCGATATCGCGGGCGGCTACGAAAACGAGGTGGAGATCAATACCTTTACCGACCGACTGGACGGATACGGCCTGACGGTCGATTACATCGCCGGTATTCTGGCCAAGGAAAACAGCACCATCGCGGGCGGCGATATCGAGAGCGGCAGCCAAAAGCTGAACGTTCGCACGGACGGCGAATATCTCTCCGTGGAAGAGATAGCGAACACCGTCATTCCCTTGCCCGCGGGCGGCACGGTGCGCCTCAATGAAATCGCGGATGTGGCGCTTGCCGCGCAGGATCAGGACGAAATCGCCAAGATCAACGGCGAGCCCGGCATCACCCTGTCCGTGACCAAGCAGTCCGGCTCCAACACCGTGCAGGTGGCTAGCCGCATCAAACAAGCGGTCGAGGCTGTCACGGCGGATTATCCGGGTTTGCATTGGGAAATCCTCAGCGACGACTCGATCTTTATCAACCAGTCGGTCGACTCCGCTATCGAAAACATCATTTTGGGCGTGGGCCTCGCCGCGCTCGTGCTGCTGCTCTTCCTCAAGCGCCTGAAAGCGACGGCGGTGATCGTGGTATCCATGCCGATCTGCATCGTCTCCGTTTTTATCCTGATGCGGGTCATGGGCATTACCATGAACATCATGTCGCTGAGCGGTTTGGCGCTTGGCGTCGGTATGATCGTGGATAACTCGATCGTCGTGCTGGAAAACGTGTTCCGCTTCCGCACGGAGGGACACAGCCGCTTGGATTCCTGTGTCAAGGGTACGGGCGAGGTGGCGATGTCCATCATCGCTTCGACCATGACGACGCTTGCCGTATTCGTGCCGATCGGCCTATCCGGCGGCATGGTGGGCATGATGTTCAAGGACTTTGCGCTCACCATCGCGTCCTTGATCGCGTCCTCGCTCCTCGTGGCGTTACTGCTGGTGCCGCTGCTCTGCTATCTGGTGCTGGACGACAGCGGCGACCGCCGCATCCAATCCTTTGGCGGCGATACCAAGCTGCTCGAGGATAAGCCGATGATGCGCGTTTATCGCAAGACGCTGAAATTCCTGATCACGCGGCGGAAGCTCTCCATGCTGATCTCCACCGCGATGATGGGCGTATTCATCGTGCTGATCATCGCGGACGTCATGATCTTCGGCGTGACACTGATGAGCGACATGGATGAAAGCCAAATTTCCATCACGGTGGAAATGCCGCTCGGCTCGGAGCTGGAAAAGACCGAGGAGATCGCAGACCGCGTGGTCGAGATCGCGATGAGCACCGCGCCCGAGATCGATACCATCTATTATTCCGGTGGCGGAAGCTCCGGCATGAATTCAAGCGGCGATCAGGCCAGCATCACGATACAGCTCAAGGACAAGGGCGAACGCGACCGCACGACAGACGAAGTCGTGACCGCCCTGCGCGAAGCAACGAACAATATCGCGGGCGCCAAGATATCCATGGAGGCCACCAGTTCCATGGGCTCGATGACAGGCGACGCGCTCTCCCTCGAAATGCGGGGCAATGATTACGACGCGCTGATGGATTTCGGCGAACAGGTGGTCAAGGCAATCACCGATCAGGTGCCGGACGCGGTAGAAGTCGTTTCCTCGGCCTCGGAACGCGAATCGAGCGTCACCGTCCGGCCCAAGCGGCTGGCGGCCGCTGAATTTGGGCTGACGGCGACCGACATCGGCAGCGCGGTACACAGCCAACTGACCGGTTCCACCGCGACCGAACTGAGCCTGAGCGGCGATGAGATCACGGTGGCCGTCAGCGGCGACAGCAGCATTTATAACAATTTGGATTCGATCAAAAACATTCCCATCAGCGTATCCTCCGGCGGCACGGTGCCGCTCAGCCTTGTGGCCGACGTGGCGATTGAGCAGATCCCCCAGAGCATTTCGCGTGAGGATCAATCCCGCACGGTCACGATCTCGGGTGATTCCCAGTCCGGCAATACCTCCAAGCTCAATCAGGAAGTCAATCAGGTGCTGGCGACGCTGACGGTGCCCGAAGGCATCACGATCGGTTCCGGCGGCCAAATGGCTGAAATGGGCGAATCGTTCGGTTCGCTCGGCTCCTCGCTGCTGGTTGCGCTCGGTCTGGTGTACTTCGTGCTCGCCGCGCAGTACGAATCGTTCCTGCTGCCTATCATGATCATGATGATCATGCCGATCAGCCTGATCGGTTCGCTGAGTGGCCTGCCGCTGACCGGCAACCCGATCTCGATGTACTCCATCGTCGGCGTGGTCGTACTGGCCGGTACGGTCGTTAACTCGGCCATCGTGCTGGTCGATTATATTGAGCAGCGCCGGAAGAATGGCGAGGATAAAAACACCGCGATCCTAAACGCCTGCCCGCGCCGCGTGCGGCCGGTGCTGATGACCACCACCACCACCCTGCTCGGCCTGATGCCCATGGTGTTCGGCGTGGGCGAAGGCTCGGAAATGATGCGCCCCATGGCAATCGTCATGTTTGCGGGCATGATCATTTCCACCATTGTGACCCTGCTGTTCACACCGGTGTATTATTCGCTGCTGGCCAGCCTGTCCGACGGGATCAGCGCGCGCCGCGGAAAGCACTGCAAGCACGGGCAGCGCACACCGCGCGGTATCGCGGCGCAGGAACAGCTTGATAAGCTGCGGGAAAAGGGCGCGGAATTTGTCCGCAGGATTCAAAACAGAAAGGATGGTCGCAAGTGA
- a CDS encoding efflux RND transporter periplasmic adaptor subunit — translation MIGQQAKRLLAGAVSMALIGTLAGCGPSMPETVKSSTPVETETVSVSSISTRNQLSGKVVPQNAVSLFAPQQSDVLTVDVAVGDRVTIGKTLFTLDAVSIQRDIQQVEGERSRTASLYDQQISQAQQQLETTRTLQNEQVRQAKQSWENTQALFEQEAASQIELEQAEAKYNEVKLSAEDTIYAAELSVTKLQTEKANQLATYDKSLAELRDSKGDMSVKSTVSGTVTEVNVVKGGKANTQTAAVVIATDETPQVSLSVSETIQPWLEIGDVVTVEISALGGQPITATIASVAPAVNEQTHLYDVLLDLPKDTGAAYGMFATVTIYTDVREDVVVIPTDAIQTDSTSQYIFIVEYDDTVTRIDIESGLVGDGVTQVTNGLTGGEDLVVAGQSYLTEGAEVRVVKRDGVDLTEQPAEPEDAPAEAEPAEMEVPE, via the coding sequence ATGATAGGACAACAGGCAAAACGCTTGCTCGCGGGAGCGGTATCCATGGCGCTGATCGGCACGCTGGCGGGCTGCGGGCCCAGCATGCCCGAAACCGTAAAATCCAGCACGCCGGTGGAGACCGAAACGGTCAGCGTTTCGAGTATCTCCACCCGCAACCAGCTTTCCGGCAAGGTCGTGCCGCAGAACGCGGTCTCGCTTTTCGCCCCGCAGCAAAGCGACGTGCTGACAGTCGATGTAGCGGTGGGCGACCGGGTGACGATCGGCAAAACGCTCTTCACGCTGGACGCGGTATCCATCCAGCGCGATATCCAGCAGGTCGAGGGCGAACGCAGCCGCACGGCTTCCCTTTACGATCAGCAGATCTCGCAGGCGCAGCAGCAGCTCGAGACCACGCGCACCCTGCAAAATGAACAGGTGCGGCAGGCCAAGCAAAGCTGGGAAAACACGCAGGCGCTGTTTGAACAGGAAGCGGCTTCGCAGATCGAGCTGGAACAAGCTGAGGCCAAGTATAACGAGGTAAAGCTCAGCGCGGAGGACACCATCTACGCCGCCGAGCTGTCCGTTACCAAGCTGCAGACCGAAAAGGCGAACCAACTCGCCACCTACGACAAATCGCTTGCCGAGCTGCGCGACAGCAAGGGCGATATGTCGGTCAAATCCACGGTCTCAGGCACGGTGACCGAGGTGAACGTCGTAAAGGGCGGCAAAGCGAATACGCAGACCGCCGCCGTCGTCATTGCGACCGATGAAACGCCGCAGGTCTCCCTTTCGGTTTCCGAAACAATCCAGCCGTGGCTGGAGATCGGCGACGTGGTCACGGTAGAGATCTCCGCCCTTGGCGGCCAGCCAATCACGGCGACGATCGCCTCGGTCGCGCCCGCGGTAAACGAGCAGACTCACCTGTACGACGTGCTGCTTGACTTGCCTAAGGATACCGGCGCCGCCTACGGCATGTTTGCGACTGTCACGATCTATACGGACGTGCGCGAAGACGTGGTGGTCATCCCGACCGACGCGATCCAGACCGACAGCACCTCGCAGTACATATTCATCGTCGAGTATGACGATACGGTCACCCGGATCGATATCGAGAGCGGTCTGGTGGGCGACGGCGTGACGCAGGTCACAAACGGGCTGACCGGCGGCGAGGATTTGGTGGTAGCCGGACAAAGCTATCTGACCGAAGGCGCGGAGGTGCGCGTGGTCAAACGGGATGGCGTGGATCTGACCGAGCAGCCCGCTGAACCGGAAGACGCACCCGCCGAAGCCGAACCCGCAGAGATGGAGGTTCCGGAATGA
- a CDS encoding GTP pyrophosphokinase: MRNLYPISGPEEQAFYGEALILLEGAAAEFLSLLEMICRYQVSRGRHDPVCSYAARIKSAASMRAKLERLGLPVTLDHALHQVFDAAGVRVICPFIDDIYTTVALIRTIPGITIDRERDYVRHAKPNGYRSYHLTVSLPPRYVCGEPAEQVWLEVQLRTIAMDCWASIEHELKYKHALPHQQLIAGELKRCADEITATDLSLQTIREFVAELPKKEE, encoded by the coding sequence ATGCGAAATTTATATCCCATATCAGGACCGGAGGAACAGGCGTTTTACGGCGAGGCGCTGATCCTGTTGGAAGGCGCGGCGGCGGAATTCCTGTCCTTACTGGAAATGATCTGCCGTTATCAGGTCAGCCGGGGCCGTCACGATCCGGTTTGTTCCTATGCCGCGCGCATCAAAAGCGCGGCCAGCATGCGCGCCAAGCTGGAGCGCCTCGGCTTGCCGGTGACGCTGGATCATGCGCTGCATCAGGTGTTTGACGCGGCCGGGGTGCGCGTGATCTGTCCTTTTATCGATGATATTTACACCACGGTAGCGCTGATCCGGACGATCCCGGGCATTACGATCGACCGCGAGCGGGACTATGTACGGCATGCCAAGCCCAACGGCTACCGCAGTTACCACCTGACCGTGTCGCTGCCGCCGCGCTATGTGTGCGGAGAACCGGCGGAGCAGGTCTGGCTGGAGGTGCAGCTCCGCACGATCGCCATGGATTGCTGGGCAAGCATCGAACATGAACTGAAATACAAACACGCTTTGCCGCATCAACAGCTGATCGCGGGGGAGCTCAAACGGTGCGCGGATGAGATCACCGCCACCGATCTTTCGCTGCAAACCATCCGGGAGTTTGTTGCCGAGCTGCCGAAAAAGGAGGAGTGA
- a CDS encoding response regulator transcription factor yields the protein MRILIADDETDLTDALQDILAREHYSVDVVDNGNDALDYGLAENYDCIVLDIMMPGRDGLSVLAALREQGVSTPILLLTAKSEIGDRIQGLDAGADDYLPKPFNIGEFLARVRAMTRRAGSFTPNLLSIGNITLDRTTFVLQCGENTIRLANKEFQMLELLLRQQGRFISTEQFMERIWGYESEAEQNVVWAYVSYLRKKLGAIGANVCIAASRGRGYLLEVAP from the coding sequence ATGCGTATATTAATTGCCGATGACGAGACCGACCTGACCGACGCCTTGCAGGATATTTTGGCCCGCGAGCACTATTCGGTCGATGTGGTGGACAACGGCAACGATGCGCTCGATTATGGCCTTGCCGAAAACTACGATTGCATCGTGCTCGATATCATGATGCCGGGGCGGGACGGACTGTCCGTTTTGGCCGCCCTGCGCGAGCAGGGCGTGTCGACGCCCATTCTGCTGCTCACGGCAAAGAGCGAGATCGGCGACCGGATCCAAGGGCTGGACGCCGGGGCGGACGATTATCTGCCCAAGCCTTTCAACATAGGCGAGTTTTTGGCGCGGGTGCGCGCCATGACGCGCCGCGCGGGTTCGTTCACCCCCAATCTGCTGTCCATCGGCAATATCACGCTCGACCGTACCACCTTTGTGCTGCAATGCGGCGAAAACACAATTCGGCTGGCCAATAAAGAATTTCAAATGCTCGAACTGCTTTTGCGGCAGCAGGGGCGCTTTATTTCGACCGAGCAGTTTATGGAGCGCATCTGGGGCTATGAAAGCGAAGCCGAGCAAAACGTGGTTTGGGCGTACGTTTCGTATTTGAGAAAGAAACTGGGCGCGATCGGCGCCAATGTGTGTATCGCCGCCAGCCGGGGGCGGGGCTACCTTTTGGAGGTTGCGCCATGA
- a CDS encoding sensor histidine kinase, which yields MIRSLRRRFILIAMVSLIITLTLLCAFTQITSYHTMSRRFDEGIRVLYENGGELPEIKEEDMPAIDGAFQMTVETPYELRYFTVRFDNARDSVEIDTDHIAAFSKEQAAQMAKSIYDKGKTSGYLDYYRYGVFAEENGVTVIVMDGFQAIQLFHNGFTMSLLISVAFMLAVLLLVMILSKRAIRPFIENMERQRQFVTDASHELKTPLTIIAANNNLIETILPDNKWVKSTEKQISRMNLLIRNLIELAHTEESAGSTEWAEFSLSDVAASQAEAFAPLVEAHGCRLETQVQPGIQYRGAQDNLFRLFSLLLDNAVKYCTPGGTIKLALCRKGRLVVFTLSNPCRNLKPADIPKLFDRFYRADASRARATGGYGIGLSTAKAIVEQHHGKISAKYENGQITFTVSLPAIASKKVTEK from the coding sequence ATGATCCGTTCGCTGCGCCGCCGGTTCATCTTGATCGCCATGGTTTCGCTTATCATTACGCTGACTCTACTCTGCGCGTTCACACAGATCACGAGTTACCATACGATGAGCCGCCGGTTTGACGAAGGCATACGTGTGCTGTATGAAAACGGCGGAGAACTCCCGGAAATAAAGGAAGAGGATATGCCTGCGATCGACGGCGCATTTCAAATGACGGTGGAGACCCCGTATGAATTGCGCTACTTTACCGTCCGGTTTGATAACGCACGGGATTCGGTGGAGATCGATACCGATCATATTGCCGCGTTCAGCAAGGAGCAGGCCGCGCAAATGGCGAAAAGTATTTACGACAAGGGAAAGACGTCGGGCTATTTGGATTATTACCGGTACGGCGTATTCGCGGAGGAAAACGGCGTAACGGTCATCGTAATGGACGGCTTTCAGGCGATCCAGCTATTTCATAATGGGTTTACCATGTCTCTGCTGATCTCTGTTGCCTTCATGCTGGCTGTGCTGCTATTGGTAATGATACTGTCCAAACGCGCCATCCGGCCGTTTATCGAAAATATGGAGCGACAGCGGCAGTTCGTCACGGACGCTTCGCACGAATTGAAAACGCCGCTTACCATCATTGCCGCAAACAACAACCTGATCGAGACTATTTTGCCGGATAACAAATGGGTGAAAAGTACGGAGAAGCAAATAAGCCGTATGAATCTTTTGATTCGCAACTTGATCGAGCTGGCGCACACTGAGGAATCGGCCGGCAGTACGGAATGGGCGGAGTTTTCGCTCAGTGATGTGGCGGCCTCGCAGGCCGAAGCCTTTGCGCCGCTTGTGGAAGCGCACGGCTGTAGGCTGGAAACGCAGGTGCAGCCCGGAATACAGTACCGCGGCGCGCAGGATAATCTGTTCCGGCTATTTTCCTTGCTGCTGGACAATGCGGTAAAATACTGCACGCCCGGCGGCACGATCAAGCTGGCGCTTTGCCGCAAGGGCCGTTTGGTGGTTTTCACGCTGTCCAACCCCTGCCGAAACCTGAAGCCCGCCGATATTCCCAAACTGTTCGACCGGTTCTACCGCGCCGACGCGTCCCGCGCGCGGGCGACCGGCGGCTACGGGATCGGCCTGTCGACCGCCAAGGCGATCGTCGAACAGCACCACGGCAAAATATCGGCAAAGTATGAAAATGGACAAATTACGTTTACCGTATCGCTGCCCGCTATAGCGAGCAAAAAAGTAACGGAAAAATAA
- a CDS encoding aldehyde dehydrogenase family protein: protein MVGSIAPWNFPLHLLTRSIGAALAAGNTVVCKAATLTPITSQLLGEVFTQAGVPAGVYNIVSGPGGVVGEELLASDKVSMVALTGSEAVGRRLMAASSEAKHIKPLSLELGGKSPIIVEPDCDMNGALNSVILGFCMNQGEVCVSTSRLLLADEIYDEFMAKLTDRVRRIRIGDCLNEDTQMGSLISPEHLDTVHGFVERAVAAGGKLRCGGAPLTQAPYEKGSYYPPTILENITPDMELFQEEVFGPVLAVTRYQTLDEAIELANATRFALGAAIFTENIRKMYWAAEKVDAGTVWMNCATKSNIETPFGGNRNSGLGREDGVEGLLEYLKVKNHIWYMGAQYDNFFDFEDD from the coding sequence GTGGTCGGCAGCATCGCCCCGTGGAATTTCCCGCTGCATCTGCTCACCCGCTCGATCGGCGCGGCACTCGCCGCGGGTAACACCGTCGTGTGCAAGGCCGCGACACTCACCCCGATCACCAGCCAGTTGCTGGGCGAGGTATTCACCCAAGCCGGCGTGCCGGCCGGCGTGTACAACATCGTTTCCGGCCCGGGCGGCGTGGTCGGCGAGGAGCTGCTCGCCAGCGACAAGGTGTCCATGGTCGCGCTGACCGGCTCGGAGGCGGTCGGACGCAGGCTGATGGCGGCTTCGTCCGAAGCCAAACACATCAAGCCTCTCTCGCTCGAGCTTGGCGGCAAAAGCCCGATCATCGTCGAGCCGGACTGCGACATGAACGGCGCGCTCAACTCCGTCATTCTGGGCTTCTGCATGAATCAGGGCGAGGTATGCGTATCCACCTCCCGCCTGCTGCTCGCGGACGAAATTTACGACGAGTTCATGGCAAAGCTGACAGACCGCGTGCGGCGCATCCGCATCGGCGACTGCCTGAACGAGGATACGCAGATGGGCTCGCTCATCAGCCCCGAACATCTGGATACCGTGCACGGCTTTGTGGAGCGTGCGGTGGCGGCGGGCGGCAAGCTGCGCTGCGGCGGCGCGCCGCTGACCCAAGCCCCCTATGAGAAGGGCAGCTATTATCCGCCGACGATCCTAGAAAACATAACGCCGGATATGGAGCTGTTTCAGGAAGAGGTTTTCGGCCCCGTGCTGGCGGTGACCCGCTATCAAACGCTGGACGAAGCGATCGAGCTCGCCAACGCGACCCGCTTTGCTCTGGGCGCTGCCATCTTTACCGAAAACATCCGCAAGATGTACTGGGCCGCCGAAAAGGTAGACGCGGGCACCGTCTGGATGAATTGCGCCACCAAGTCCAACATTGAGACCCCCTTCGGCGGCAACCGCAACAGCGGCCTCGGCCGCGAGGACGGCGTGGAAGGGCTGCTCGAATACTTAAAGGTAAAAAACCACATCTGGTACATGGGCGCGCAGTACGATAATTTCTTTGACTTCGAAGACGACTAA
- a CDS encoding aldehyde dehydrogenase family protein — protein MMKKFQLFIGNEWVDAEGGKTFVSKNPCTGEAIAELAYASAADTRKAIDAAKAAFPQWAALDTETRAQYLHRVADLLEARMEEFARWEAMDTGKPIRETRSIDIPLAVRAFHFHADNMKALNGKVIPVPGPAPV, from the coding sequence ATGATGAAGAAATTTCAGTTGTTTATAGGAAACGAGTGGGTCGACGCGGAAGGCGGAAAAACCTTTGTTTCCAAGAATCCCTGCACGGGCGAGGCGATCGCCGAGCTTGCCTACGCGTCCGCCGCCGATACCAGAAAGGCGATCGACGCTGCTAAAGCGGCTTTCCCCCAGTGGGCCGCGCTCGACACAGAGACCCGCGCCCAATATCTGCACCGTGTCGCCGATCTGCTGGAAGCGCGCATGGAGGAGTTCGCGCGCTGGGAAGCCATGGATACCGGCAAGCCCATCCGTGAGACCCGCTCGATCGACATCCCGCTCGCGGTGCGCGCGTTTCATTTCCACGCGGATAATATGAAGGCGCTAAACGGCAAGGTCATTCCGGTGCCAGGACCAGCCCCTGTTTGA
- a CDS encoding glycyl-radical enzyme activating protein translates to MTTALVSNIQKCCVHDGPGLRTVVFLMGCPLRCKWCQNPENLATKPIVLFDTEKCARCGRCLPYCPQGCCTLTADGLRFDREACTGCGVCAEHCYIDAKTLCGRRMSVDETYQAVMRDQVFYRDSGGGVTLSGGEPTLHEAFATELFRRLQEAGIHTALETCGFCSSRAMLRIARHTDLFLYDFKALSDEVHRKWTGQSNEQIKENLSLLHEMGKQIIIRVPLIPGVNDGDEFERMLQYLLRMQGLRKLHLLPFHQVGASKYVLSDVGYDMADMPECSVDYAQEHAVLAQNYGFDVNIGGWDAAKN, encoded by the coding sequence ATGACGACCGCGCTGGTATCCAATATTCAAAAGTGCTGCGTGCACGACGGCCCGGGCCTGCGCACCGTGGTATTCCTCATGGGCTGCCCGCTTCGATGCAAGTGGTGCCAAAACCCGGAAAATCTCGCGACAAAGCCGATCGTGCTGTTCGACACGGAAAAGTGCGCCCGCTGCGGCCGGTGTCTGCCCTATTGCCCGCAGGGCTGCTGCACGCTCACGGCGGACGGCCTGCGCTTCGACCGCGAGGCTTGCACGGGCTGCGGCGTTTGCGCCGAGCACTGTTATATTGACGCAAAGACGCTGTGCGGCCGCCGCATGTCGGTAGACGAAACCTATCAGGCGGTCATGCGGGATCAAGTCTTTTACCGCGACAGCGGCGGCGGCGTAACCCTGAGCGGCGGCGAACCAACGCTGCACGAAGCGTTTGCCACCGAGCTGTTCCGCCGCCTGCAAGAAGCCGGTATCCACACCGCGCTCGAAACCTGCGGGTTTTGCTCTTCGCGGGCGATGCTGCGTATCGCCCGGCACACCGACCTGTTTTTATACGATTTCAAAGCGCTATCGGACGAGGTGCACCGCAAGTGGACCGGGCAAAGCAACGAGCAGATCAAAGAGAACCTCTCGCTATTGCATGAGATGGGCAAACAGATCATCATCCGCGTGCCGCTCATCCCCGGCGTCAACGACGGGGACGAATTTGAGCGGATGCTGCAATACCTTCTGCGAATGCAGGGCCTAAGGAAGCTGCACCTGCTGCCGTTCCATCAGGTCGGCGCATCCAAGTACGTTCTGTCGGATGTCGGCTACGACATGGCCGATATGCCGGAATGCAGCGTGGACTACGCGCAGGAGCACGCGGTACTCGCGCAGAATTACGGGTTCGACGTCAACATCGGCGGCTGGGACGCTGCAAAAAACTGA